From Meles meles chromosome 5, mMelMel3.1 paternal haplotype, whole genome shotgun sequence, one genomic window encodes:
- the MTFR2 gene encoding mitochondrial fission regulator 2 — translation MSLILHILREMLEYFGVLIDQVLHIRENKDYGSARSIVRIIGKILPLEPCPRPNFELIPLLNSVDSGNCGSVVPSFADTLCVANDEEASYLRFRNSIWKHEEEEKMEFSHSFQPVWNPFSPVLRQNKRMKSDGTVGEAAFKKIAALEEELTFLRTQIAAIVGRQELKASRHGGFFDLNDEPCGLGQRPSPGTAELSARPDPFSSSMLFPPSSPPPPPPPPPPPPPMPPQLFSPQPTCSPLTQSGSNNMCDSDNSANEMKKQHPADSKTNYSHSKKQENKDVPNMLDVLKDMNKVKLRAIERSPGGRPIHKRKRQDSHWDPVSLISHALKQKFAFQEDDSFEKENRSWESSPFSSPETLRVSYNNVKLVF, via the exons ATGTCACTCATATTGCATATCTTAAGAGAAATGCTGGAATATTTTGGTGTTCTCATAGACCAG GTTTTGCATATTAGAGAAAATAAAGACTATGGATCAGCTCGGAGTATTGTTCGTATTATTGGGAAAATTCTTCCTCTAGAACCTTGTCCCAGGCCTAATTTTGAG ttgaTCCCACTGTTGAACTCTGTAGACTCTGGTAACTGTGGATCTGTAGTTCCATCTTTTGCTGATACTCTGTGTGTGGCAAATGATGAAGAAGCCAGTTATCTCAGATTTCG AAATAGTATATGGAAAcatgaagaggaggagaaaatggaattttcccattcttttcaaCCAGTTTGGAATCCATTTTCACCTGTTCTCAGACAGAATAAACGAATGAAAAGTGACGGGACTGTAGGTGAAGCTGCATTTAAAAAGATAGCTGCCCTTGAAGAGGAGCTGACTTTTCTCCGCACCCAGATCGCTGCCATCGTGGGAAGGCAGGAACTGAAAGCCAGTAGGCATGGGG gcttcTTTGACTTGAATGACGAGCCTTGTGGTTTGGGACAAAGACCATCACCAGGGACTGCTGAACTGAGTGCCCGGCCAGATCCATTTTCAAGTTCAATGcttttccctccttcttctcctcctcctcctcctcctcctcctcctcctcctcctccaatgCCCCCTCAGCTTTTTTCTCCACAGCCGACCTGTTCTCCTCTCACACAGTCAGGATCTAATAATATGTGTGACTCAGATAACTctgcaaatgaaatgaaaaaacagCACCCGGCTGACAGTAAGACCAATTATAGTCAttcaaaaaaacaggaaaataaagatgTTCCAAACATGTTGGATGTACTAAAGGACATGAATAAGGTTAAACTTCGTGCTATTGAACG gtcaCCTGGAGGTAGACCCATTCATAAGAGGAAAAGACAAGATTCACATTGGGATCCAGTGTCTTTAATATCCCATGCACTGAAGCAGAAGTTTGCATTCCAAGAAGATGATtcctttgagaaagaaaataggtCTTGGGAATCTTCTCCGTTTTCTAGTCCAGAAACTTTGAGAGTGAGCTATAATAACGTAAagttagtgttttaa